A window from Leptospira stimsonii encodes these proteins:
- a CDS encoding UDP-2,3-diacylglucosamine diphosphatase, whose protein sequence is MKFERDKVYEGIFLSDVHYLLDKKIKSHKHKELFQFLDHLEKKNVRFQTIYLVGDIIENWFFSASRKLRRSKKRFNKLFDRLDALSAFAGDKIYIVGNHDSTSYLMNLPPKIEKYLKERNWEICEKAETETLIALHGHQGQYNRFTWIGSIFLLRFLHMIALLLPNLFRFSEAFYQKHLNRQDPTTTEEILRYYERLSRISHQGQKVLISGHTHDFLCIPNLKIINTGDWVKSNSFVLQDGMNFIGARMNKRGEFSKEFVYKHKEESSS, encoded by the coding sequence ATGAAATTTGAACGGGATAAAGTCTACGAAGGAATATTTCTTTCCGACGTTCATTACCTTCTCGACAAAAAGATCAAGTCCCACAAGCACAAAGAACTCTTTCAATTCTTAGATCATCTGGAAAAAAAGAACGTCCGCTTTCAGACGATCTATCTCGTGGGAGATATCATCGAGAACTGGTTTTTCAGCGCGTCTCGAAAACTCAGAAGAAGTAAAAAAAGATTCAACAAACTTTTCGATCGTTTGGACGCGCTTTCCGCATTCGCGGGAGATAAAATCTACATCGTCGGGAATCATGATTCTACTTCGTATCTGATGAATCTTCCTCCGAAGATCGAAAAATATCTCAAAGAAAGAAACTGGGAAATCTGCGAAAAGGCGGAAACCGAAACCCTGATCGCGTTACACGGCCACCAAGGTCAATACAACCGTTTCACCTGGATCGGCTCCATTTTCTTATTACGCTTTTTGCATATGATTGCGCTCTTGTTGCCGAACCTATTCCGTTTTTCGGAAGCTTTCTACCAAAAACATCTCAACAGACAAGACCCGACTACGACGGAAGAGATCCTAAGATATTACGAACGTCTTTCTCGGATTTCTCATCAAGGTCAGAAAGTTTTGATTTCGGGTCATACGCACGATTTTCTCTGCATTCCCAATCTAAAAATCATCAACACGGGAGACTGGGTCAAGAGCAACAGCTTTGTTCTGCAAGACGGAATGAACTTTATCGGAGCCAGAATGAACAAACGCGGAGAATTCTCGAAAGAATTTGTTTACAAGCATAAGGAAGAATCCTCGAGTTAG
- a CDS encoding FMN-binding glutamate synthase family protein, translating to MQIPDYQILIQFVLEHPWSSFFSAIGIYTLIAFLHDVFQRRHAIKHNFPLVGRIRYLFEMIGPELRQYWVANDKEEMPFNRAERSWVYATAKKQNNNFGFGTTELLYEAGYPIIKHSTFPFPESKVKHLKNDSSMIPCLKVIGEFHNRKKLFRPPSVVNISAMSYGSLGKNAVSALNKGAMMAHCYQNTGEGGISPYHKLGGDIVWQIGTGYFGTRDAKGNFSLDTFAQKIHENPQIRMIEIKLSQGAKPGKGGILPGKKVTEQIAKIRGVPAGEDCISPNAHSEFSTVSELIDFIERLHSVSGLPIGIKSAIGEINFWNELAERMKETNKGPDFITIDGGEGGTGAAPLAFADHVSLPFKVGFARVYQIFQNENLSERMAWIGSGKLGFPDRAIVAFAMGCDLINVAREAMISIGCIQAQRCHTDHCPAGVATQNRWLQAGLDVELKAERNANYIKGLRKEVLSVTHAAGYEHPLQFRGTDIEISAGLNIFKPLEAILGYQRDHVHFTKMLDYTDHTYLEEYMNGLTKEEPSSR from the coding sequence ATGCAAATTCCGGATTATCAAATTCTAATTCAGTTTGTTTTGGAACACCCTTGGTCTTCCTTCTTCTCTGCGATCGGGATTTACACTCTCATCGCGTTTCTACACGACGTCTTTCAAAGAAGACACGCGATCAAACACAACTTTCCTTTGGTGGGAAGAATCCGATATCTTTTCGAAATGATCGGACCCGAACTCAGACAATACTGGGTTGCAAACGACAAAGAAGAAATGCCCTTCAACAGAGCCGAACGCTCCTGGGTTTATGCAACCGCAAAAAAACAAAACAACAACTTCGGGTTCGGAACGACGGAATTGTTATACGAAGCCGGTTATCCGATCATCAAACACAGCACGTTTCCATTTCCGGAATCCAAAGTAAAGCATCTCAAGAATGATTCTTCTATGATCCCTTGTCTCAAGGTGATCGGAGAATTTCACAATCGAAAAAAACTGTTTCGCCCGCCTTCTGTAGTCAACATATCCGCGATGTCCTACGGTTCTTTGGGTAAGAATGCGGTTTCGGCTCTGAACAAAGGCGCGATGATGGCGCACTGTTATCAGAACACCGGAGAAGGAGGAATCAGCCCCTATCACAAGTTAGGTGGTGATATCGTCTGGCAGATAGGAACCGGATATTTTGGGACCAGAGATGCAAAGGGAAATTTTTCACTCGATACGTTCGCACAAAAAATCCACGAGAATCCTCAAATACGGATGATCGAGATCAAACTTTCGCAAGGAGCAAAACCCGGTAAAGGAGGAATTCTTCCAGGAAAAAAAGTAACCGAACAGATCGCAAAAATTCGAGGAGTCCCGGCGGGAGAAGATTGTATTTCGCCTAACGCACATTCTGAGTTCAGTACGGTTAGCGAACTCATCGATTTTATAGAAAGGCTTCATAGCGTGAGCGGACTTCCGATCGGGATCAAAAGCGCCATCGGAGAAATCAATTTTTGGAACGAACTCGCGGAGAGAATGAAAGAAACAAACAAAGGACCCGATTTTATCACGATCGACGGAGGAGAAGGTGGAACCGGAGCCGCACCTCTCGCGTTTGCGGATCACGTTTCTCTACCGTTCAAAGTGGGTTTCGCGAGAGTTTACCAGATCTTTCAAAACGAAAATCTCTCCGAGAGAATGGCTTGGATCGGAAGCGGTAAATTAGGTTTTCCTGATAGAGCGATCGTCGCCTTTGCGATGGGATGTGACTTGATCAACGTCGCAAGAGAAGCCATGATTTCGATCGGTTGTATTCAAGCGCAACGTTGTCATACCGATCATTGTCCCGCAGGAGTCGCGACGCAGAATCGTTGGTTGCAAGCCGGTCTGGACGTCGAACTCAAAGCGGAAAGAAACGCAAATTATATCAAAGGACTTCGCAAAGAGGTCCTTTCCGTAACTCACGCCGCAGGTTACGAACACCCGCTTCAATTTCGAGGAACCGATATCGAGATCAGCGCGGGCTTAAATATCTTTAAACCTCTGGAAGCGATATTAGGATATCAAAGAGATCACGTTCACTTTACAAAGATGTTGGATTACACGGATCATACCTATTTGGAAGAATATATGAACGGACTTACGAAGGAAGAGCCCTCTTCTCGTTAA
- a CDS encoding Yip1 family protein, with translation MFQFSYSFQNILTEARDILIRPISFFRNLPKTKESVLTLYFRFLTFLGFLYIGAVLSMTLFTPLDMPNPPVSFLLLEMPLAYFLASLIVFPILGFLYMLISWICGGVTNWSRNFRASTAVFSTFWVAIILQSFGGLIHVYVGIGIGVAFTAYIPFLFYLALTSYLEAPIKRTVITLGVFTSILFYVQYSRMASYIVDYRMIENMNSHKPLSREEEEKGEQEAAEIIRKAMEKARSEGNQIEE, from the coding sequence ATGTTTCAGTTTTCTTATTCCTTTCAAAACATTCTTACCGAAGCGCGGGACATTTTAATCAGACCGATTTCTTTTTTTAGAAACCTTCCGAAAACAAAGGAATCGGTTCTCACCCTCTACTTTCGCTTTCTGACCTTTCTCGGTTTCTTATACATCGGAGCGGTTTTGAGCATGACTCTTTTCACTCCGCTCGATATGCCGAATCCACCCGTTTCTTTCCTACTTTTGGAAATGCCCCTCGCATATTTTTTAGCGAGTCTAATCGTTTTTCCTATATTAGGATTTTTATATATGCTGATTTCTTGGATCTGCGGAGGAGTCACGAATTGGAGCAGAAATTTCCGTGCGAGCACGGCGGTTTTCAGCACATTCTGGGTAGCGATCATTCTTCAGAGTTTCGGAGGACTGATTCATGTATACGTCGGGATCGGAATCGGAGTCGCCTTTACCGCATATATTCCGTTCCTTTTCTATCTCGCCCTGACTTCGTATCTGGAAGCGCCGATCAAAAGGACCGTGATTACGCTCGGAGTTTTTACTTCGATTCTATTTTACGTTCAGTACTCAAGAATGGCTTCTTATATCGTTGACTATCGAATGATCGAAAACATGAACTCACACAAACCGCTTTCCAGAGAAGAAGAAGAAAAAGGCGAGCAAGAAGCCGCGGAAATCATCCGAAAGGCGATGGAAAAAGCCAGATCGGAAGGAAATCAAATCGAGGAATAA
- a CDS encoding acyl-CoA thioesterase, which translates to MARIQLELPNKFVWSVDLDVRIYDINFADHLAHDRVISLLHEARARFFLEHNYNELNVEGLGIIMTDIAVVYKAEAFFRDKIRIEITAGDFNARGCDIYYRMSHADGPANGKIICEAKTGVVFMDYSTRKLGNLPEGFRKIFP; encoded by the coding sequence ATGGCAAGAATTCAACTGGAACTCCCTAACAAGTTTGTCTGGTCCGTGGATTTAGACGTTCGAATTTACGATATCAACTTTGCGGACCATCTCGCACACGACCGAGTGATCTCGCTCCTCCACGAAGCGAGGGCCCGTTTTTTCTTGGAACACAATTATAACGAACTCAATGTCGAGGGTCTCGGAATCATCATGACGGACATTGCGGTCGTTTATAAGGCAGAAGCATTTTTTCGAGACAAGATCCGGATCGAAATTACAGCGGGCGATTTTAATGCGAGGGGATGCGATATCTATTATCGGATGTCTCACGCGGATGGCCCCGCGAATGGAAAAATCATTTGTGAAGCAAAAACCGGAGTCGTTTTTATGGACTATTCCACACGAAAGCTGGGCAATCTTCCGGAAGGTTTTCGAAAGATCTTTCCTTGA
- a CDS encoding aldehyde dehydrogenase family protein has product MSIGTVEQSNSKMNGNFVGSGFQIAQNPATLEEIGKVPNTDLTKMSEIFRKAREAQKQWASTKFAVRKKHILKMRDYIVEHAEELAEIVSKDNGKSRMDALSTEVLPAALAADWYAKNARHHLQPKKLPMSTFLFFNKKNELHRVPLGVVGIISPWNYPLSIPFGEIAMGLMAGNAILLKVAQSTILVGQAIEKIVSAGNLPDGLFYHIVGSGGAVSKSFFENRVDKIFFTGSVATGKTLMAAAVNTLTPLSLELGGKDPMIVLEDADLERAANGAAWAGYQNAGQSCGGVERVYVQEKVYDKFVNLLSAKTKAIRHGADVNFDVDMGSMTTEEQLKTVKHQVDDALKHGAKIVAQSQPSANTKGFFYPATLMVDVNHDMELMKEENFGPVIPVMKFKTIEDAIELANDSTMALTSSVWTKNIGLGKRIAQKLESGVTTINDHLYTHGQSETPWGGWKDSGLGRTHSGLGFDEMTQPKLVNWDIIPSKRNIWWYPFNKTSYEAILSAMRFNFTKNPISWLINGTKLSVFMIGKMFTSWKV; this is encoded by the coding sequence ATGTCTATCGGCACAGTTGAGCAATCTAACTCTAAAATGAATGGAAATTTCGTCGGAAGCGGATTTCAAATAGCACAGAATCCGGCTACTTTAGAAGAGATCGGGAAGGTTCCGAACACAGATCTGACAAAGATGTCTGAGATTTTTCGCAAAGCAAGGGAGGCTCAGAAACAATGGGCTTCGACCAAATTTGCGGTCCGTAAAAAACACATCCTGAAGATGCGCGATTATATCGTGGAACACGCGGAAGAATTGGCTGAAATCGTAAGCAAGGACAACGGAAAGTCGAGGATGGACGCGCTTTCCACCGAAGTTCTGCCGGCCGCACTCGCGGCGGATTGGTATGCGAAGAATGCGAGACATCACCTTCAACCGAAAAAACTTCCGATGTCCACATTCTTATTTTTTAATAAGAAGAATGAACTACATCGGGTGCCTCTCGGTGTTGTTGGAATTATCAGTCCTTGGAATTATCCTCTTTCGATTCCCTTCGGAGAGATCGCGATGGGGCTAATGGCGGGTAACGCGATTCTTTTGAAAGTCGCCCAGTCAACGATTCTTGTCGGACAAGCGATCGAGAAGATCGTAAGCGCGGGAAATCTTCCGGATGGTTTGTTCTATCATATCGTAGGTTCCGGTGGAGCCGTTTCCAAATCCTTTTTTGAGAATCGTGTCGATAAGATCTTTTTTACCGGTTCGGTCGCAACGGGGAAAACTTTGATGGCCGCCGCTGTGAACACGTTAACTCCCTTGTCCTTGGAGTTGGGCGGTAAGGATCCGATGATCGTTTTGGAAGACGCGGATTTGGAACGTGCGGCAAACGGTGCCGCTTGGGCAGGTTATCAGAACGCGGGTCAATCCTGCGGCGGTGTGGAAAGGGTTTACGTTCAGGAAAAAGTATATGATAAATTCGTAAACTTACTCTCTGCAAAAACAAAAGCGATCCGTCACGGCGCCGACGTCAACTTCGACGTGGACATGGGTTCGATGACGACCGAAGAACAATTGAAGACCGTGAAACACCAAGTAGACGACGCTCTCAAACACGGCGCTAAGATTGTCGCGCAGTCGCAGCCTTCCGCGAACACGAAGGGATTCTTTTATCCGGCCACTTTGATGGTGGACGTAAATCACGATATGGAATTGATGAAGGAAGAAAATTTCGGTCCGGTCATTCCTGTGATGAAATTTAAGACGATAGAAGACGCGATCGAACTCGCAAACGATTCTACGATGGCTTTGACTTCTTCCGTATGGACGAAGAATATCGGCTTGGGCAAAAGAATCGCTCAAAAGTTAGAATCGGGCGTCACCACGATCAACGATCATCTTTATACCCATGGTCAATCGGAAACTCCTTGGGGTGGTTGGAAGGATTCCGGTCTGGGAAGAACTCATTCCGGACTCGGGTTCGACGAGATGACACAACCGAAACTCGTGAACTGGGATATCATTCCTTCAAAACGAAATATCTGGTGGTATCCGTTTAACAAAACCTCTTACGAAGCGATTCTTTCTGCGATGAGATTCAACTTTACGAAGAATCCGATTTCTTGGCTGATCAACGGAACAAAACTTTCCGTCTTTATGATTGGAAAGATGTTCACTTCTTGGAAAGTCTGA
- a CDS encoding LB_289 family protein: MKRTELERRERDLRKAEKKTQLQDKRLASGKGSSVGEYIDELSALFRYDATEIFNTGDDIAILELLEDIQANLPEKQWENVLRKAIKKTGVQEKDKAYNELKELMSEGEEESETEEEEVGV; this comes from the coding sequence ATGAAACGCACTGAACTGGAAAGAAGAGAAAGAGACCTCCGCAAGGCAGAAAAAAAGACACAGCTTCAAGACAAGAGGCTCGCCTCCGGGAAAGGATCTAGCGTGGGTGAATACATCGACGAGTTATCCGCCCTCTTTCGATACGACGCAACGGAAATCTTCAACACAGGAGACGACATTGCGATTTTGGAACTTTTAGAAGACATCCAAGCGAATCTCCCCGAGAAGCAATGGGAAAATGTTCTTCGCAAGGCGATCAAAAAAACCGGGGTTCAAGAAAAGGACAAAGCCTACAACGAACTCAAGGAATTGATGAGTGAAGGCGAAGAAGAATCTGAAACCGAGGAAGAAGAAGTCGGGGTTTAA
- a CDS encoding phytoene desaturase family protein: MDIKEKHYDLILIGSGIGALTVASLMAQYRNKKVLILEQHFKAGGFTHVFKREGKFLWDVGIHYIGDMDENSMLRKIFDLVTRNEVSWFKMPQIFEKFVYPGITFGENSDPEEYKKDLMSLFPEESKAIGHYFEDVQKVAGWHGRHMMLKALPPFLDKFGHAIDLIGADSALITTKEYMDKNFKSPKLKAILVSQWGDYGLPPSLSAFAIHALIVAHYLKGGYYPIGGSGVISQSIQKIIQEKGGRILLSREVQEILIQDGKAVGVRVKNRKKSEEAKQDVFEEYTAEAIVSNAGAYNTYTKLIPSQHRIQFLDKLKSFTNHFPLTTNVTLYLGLKDDPKKMGFLGENYWIYSSFDHDQNFKEGIDWIEGDKPVPGAYLSFPSLKDPHAHGHTAEVIAFSDYEPFAKWKDQPWKERDEDYKNLKDSIRDRLLDYLEERFPGFKSNVEYAEVSTPLTTEHFTLHKRGTIYGLPCVPDRFREKEAPWFSPVTPIKNLFLTGADAASPGMSGAMMGGISAVAHLTDGLKMIQIFREAGKKR, encoded by the coding sequence ATGGACATCAAAGAAAAACACTATGATCTCATTTTGATCGGATCCGGCATCGGAGCTTTGACGGTGGCTTCTCTGATGGCCCAATACAGAAACAAAAAAGTTCTGATCCTCGAACAACACTTCAAAGCGGGCGGTTTCACTCACGTATTCAAACGGGAAGGAAAGTTTCTCTGGGACGTGGGAATCCACTACATCGGAGATATGGACGAGAATTCGATGCTTCGAAAAATTTTTGACCTCGTCACAAGAAACGAAGTCTCTTGGTTTAAAATGCCGCAGATCTTCGAGAAGTTCGTTTATCCCGGAATCACCTTCGGAGAAAATAGTGATCCCGAAGAATATAAGAAAGATCTAATGTCTTTATTTCCGGAAGAATCGAAAGCCATCGGACATTATTTTGAAGACGTTCAGAAAGTCGCCGGCTGGCACGGAAGACATATGATGCTCAAAGCCCTTCCCCCGTTCTTGGATAAATTCGGACACGCCATTGATCTGATCGGCGCCGACTCGGCATTGATCACAACCAAAGAATATATGGATAAGAATTTTAAATCCCCCAAACTGAAAGCCATTCTGGTTTCTCAGTGGGGAGATTACGGACTTCCCCCTTCTCTCAGTGCGTTTGCGATTCATGCGTTGATTGTCGCGCACTATCTCAAAGGAGGTTATTATCCGATCGGAGGCTCGGGTGTGATCTCACAATCGATACAAAAGATCATTCAAGAAAAGGGAGGAAGAATTCTTCTTTCGCGAGAAGTTCAAGAGATTCTCATCCAAGACGGAAAGGCAGTCGGCGTTCGAGTTAAGAATCGAAAAAAATCCGAAGAAGCCAAACAAGACGTCTTCGAAGAATATACGGCTGAAGCGATCGTTTCCAACGCCGGAGCTTACAATACTTATACGAAGCTGATTCCTTCCCAACATCGTATTCAGTTTTTGGACAAACTCAAATCGTTCACAAATCACTTCCCTCTGACAACGAACGTAACCTTGTATCTCGGCCTGAAAGACGATCCGAAAAAGATGGGATTTTTAGGAGAGAATTATTGGATTTATAGTTCTTTCGATCATGATCAAAATTTTAAGGAAGGAATCGATTGGATCGAAGGAGACAAACCGGTTCCGGGCGCTTATCTTTCTTTTCCATCTCTCAAGGATCCCCACGCACACGGACACACCGCCGAAGTCATCGCATTCAGCGACTACGAACCTTTCGCAAAATGGAAGGATCAACCTTGGAAAGAAAGGGACGAGGATTATAAGAATTTAAAAGATTCCATTCGAGATCGGCTTTTGGATTATCTCGAAGAACGGTTCCCCGGTTTTAAATCAAACGTGGAGTATGCAGAAGTATCCACCCCTCTGACCACCGAGCATTTTACTCTTCACAAACGAGGAACCATCTACGGACTTCCTTGCGTTCCGGATCGTTTTCGCGAAAAAGAAGCACCCTGGTTTTCCCCAGTGACTCCGATAAAAAATTTATTTCTTACCGGGGCGGACGCCGCTTCTCCCGGAATGAGCGGCGCGATGATGGGTGGAATCAGCGCGGTAGCCCATCTCACCGACGGCTTGAAGATGATTCAGATCTTCCGAGAAGCGGGCAAAAAAAGATAA
- a CDS encoding PadR family transcriptional regulator yields MARINKTRYALLGILGETPRNAYEIKKTIEQSIGFFWQESFGQIYPILKQLEKEGCLKSSKEKKGSGLETTIYKITPKGKKELKDWLEKPVEKSPYRNELLLKLFFGNHVKKEILVKHLQDTKEEVLRLMDIYENIRKFVSEMENPETNKTLSLITLDFGITTAKGFLDWAEESRNKIKNSNF; encoded by the coding sequence ATGGCGAGAATCAACAAAACACGTTATGCGCTTTTAGGAATTCTCGGAGAGACGCCGAGGAACGCCTACGAAATCAAAAAAACGATAGAACAAAGTATCGGCTTTTTCTGGCAGGAAAGCTTCGGGCAAATCTATCCTATCTTAAAACAATTGGAAAAGGAAGGCTGTCTCAAATCTTCCAAGGAGAAAAAAGGAAGCGGACTGGAAACTACGATATACAAGATCACTCCGAAAGGAAAAAAGGAACTAAAAGACTGGTTAGAAAAACCCGTTGAAAAATCTCCTTATCGCAACGAACTCCTCTTAAAACTTTTTTTCGGAAATCATGTAAAGAAAGAAATATTGGTCAAACATCTTCAGGACACAAAGGAAGAAGTTCTCCGCCTAATGGACATATACGAGAACATACGAAAATTTGTAAGCGAGATGGAAAACCCCGAAACGAACAAAACTCTGAGCCTGATCACCCTCGATTTTGGAATCACGACTGCAAAAGGCTTTTTGGACTGGGCGGAAGAATCCCGTAATAAGATAAAAAATTCCAATTTTTAA
- a CDS encoding histidine kinase N-terminal 7TM domain-containing protein, which yields MNLPPLQETMDLTWSPFAFYSCFSFFIFSINFYITYKNLRVQGSREFLFVLLGFSVYSFGSFFELLSRNERWILFWDDFQFIGNDIIVIAISFFIPRMTSLTFAYKFPLSILLILFSVCNQIIIWSGSHPEWIRTDIRFLSETPWKALTYDYGPWMKLFITYYLSAQFLIVVILIWKFVTLKGFRKAQMFLLLIGIIFPFLGGLMTVAGLFPFLNPHLDIFPITGSIAALIWAYGLFYFRMMDLIPIARDKVFNLIQDGILILDRNNVILDYNEEAFVLFLNRLDKVEITLKEIYPDLDHLIQNYRKEKIDSFPDLRIFVKGELRYYEVILRNFSNSADQSDFWILTLRNITERKLGEERAIEEKNFLSMILDSTRVLFVALDKDGKILRFNKACENAFGYLSEEVRGFPFWDIFAEAHKKEQIKKIYLRMIRWKFLPKTQEQWIGKFKERKLIQWENREIKDKNGRTNYIISAGTDLTDVYNAENEIANLRSAYAEISKKNQLIEDQKEELEEIIDTLTKTQAQLVQTAKLADLGQLVSGIAHEINNPLGAIQASNQNIQHYTRSFREKSKHYFRLLNGLPQEIRDQISTLIEEAGNHNDLVLGLERRKRVKEVKANLEKIGIENPTNDLCEIAIECGLYGREEEYSNILKHSEVIAILELITDLLGPERNSQTIQTAVERSSKILYALKSLAHFESNSILEESNIRENVEIVLALYQNLFRHGVELSVEFEDLPPVPIYRDDLLHLWTNLIMNAVQAMNYSGKLNIVGLRENGYAVIKVEDSGPGIPDSLRDKIFDPFFTTKPPGEGSGLGLDICMKIVEKHNGKIVFESEPGKTVFTVRLPYRHSS from the coding sequence ATGAACCTTCCGCCTCTTCAAGAAACAATGGACCTCACTTGGTCTCCATTCGCGTTCTACTCCTGTTTTTCCTTCTTTATCTTCAGCATCAACTTTTATATCACGTATAAGAATCTGAGAGTCCAAGGTAGCAGAGAATTCCTTTTCGTACTTTTGGGATTTTCGGTCTATTCATTCGGAAGTTTTTTCGAACTACTTTCCAGAAATGAAAGATGGATCCTATTCTGGGACGATTTTCAATTTATCGGAAACGATATCATCGTGATCGCGATCTCCTTCTTTATTCCAAGGATGACATCGCTCACCTTCGCTTACAAATTCCCTTTGTCGATCTTATTAATTCTCTTCTCGGTATGTAATCAAATCATAATATGGTCCGGTTCCCATCCGGAATGGATCAGAACAGATATCCGTTTTCTTTCCGAAACTCCATGGAAGGCATTAACCTACGACTACGGCCCTTGGATGAAATTATTCATCACGTATTACCTTTCAGCGCAATTTTTGATCGTCGTGATTTTGATTTGGAAGTTTGTCACTCTCAAAGGATTTCGAAAGGCCCAGATGTTTTTACTGCTCATCGGGATCATTTTTCCTTTTCTGGGCGGCTTGATGACGGTCGCCGGCTTATTCCCGTTTCTCAATCCACATCTCGACATATTTCCGATCACCGGTTCTATCGCGGCTTTGATCTGGGCATACGGCCTATTTTATTTTAGAATGATGGATTTGATCCCGATCGCAAGGGATAAAGTTTTCAATCTGATCCAGGACGGAATTCTTATATTAGATAGGAATAATGTTATTCTCGACTACAACGAGGAGGCTTTTGTCCTTTTCCTAAATCGATTGGATAAGGTCGAAATTACTCTTAAAGAAATTTATCCGGATCTGGACCATCTTATTCAAAATTATAGAAAGGAAAAAATCGATTCGTTCCCGGATTTACGTATCTTCGTAAAGGGCGAACTGAGATATTACGAAGTCATATTGAGAAATTTTTCGAACAGTGCAGATCAAAGCGACTTCTGGATTCTTACCCTAAGAAACATCACCGAAAGAAAACTCGGAGAAGAAAGAGCCATCGAAGAGAAGAATTTTCTCAGCATGATCTTGGATTCTACCAGAGTCCTTTTTGTCGCCTTGGACAAGGACGGAAAAATTCTCCGATTTAACAAAGCCTGCGAAAACGCGTTCGGATATCTTTCCGAGGAAGTTCGAGGTTTTCCCTTCTGGGATATTTTCGCGGAAGCTCATAAGAAGGAACAAATCAAAAAAATCTATCTGAGAATGATCCGTTGGAAATTTTTACCGAAAACGCAAGAGCAATGGATCGGAAAATTCAAAGAGAGAAAATTGATTCAATGGGAGAATCGGGAAATAAAGGATAAAAACGGAAGAACGAATTACATCATTTCAGCGGGAACGGATCTGACCGATGTCTATAACGCCGAAAACGAAATCGCAAACTTAAGATCCGCTTATGCCGAAATTTCGAAAAAGAATCAGTTGATCGAGGATCAGAAAGAGGAGCTCGAAGAAATCATCGATACACTTACGAAAACCCAGGCCCAACTCGTACAAACCGCAAAACTCGCCGACTTAGGACAACTCGTATCTGGAATTGCACACGAAATCAACAATCCGTTAGGCGCCATTCAAGCCTCCAATCAGAACATTCAACATTATACGAGATCCTTTCGAGAAAAATCGAAACACTATTTCCGACTTTTAAATGGACTTCCACAAGAAATCCGCGATCAGATCTCCACGCTTATCGAGGAAGCGGGAAATCACAACGATCTCGTCCTAGGCCTGGAAAGAAGAAAACGGGTGAAGGAAGTAAAAGCAAATCTGGAAAAGATCGGAATCGAAAATCCAACGAACGACCTCTGCGAAATCGCGATCGAATGCGGACTTTACGGAAGGGAAGAAGAATATTCGAATATCCTAAAACATTCCGAGGTAATCGCCATTTTAGAATTGATTACGGATCTATTGGGGCCGGAGCGGAATTCTCAGACGATTCAGACCGCGGTCGAAAGATCCTCTAAAATTCTCTACGCTCTCAAAAGTCTTGCTCATTTCGAGAGCAACAGTATTTTAGAAGAATCGAATATTCGCGAGAATGTGGAGATCGTCCTCGCACTTTATCAAAATCTATTTCGACACGGAGTCGAACTTTCGGTTGAATTCGAAGACCTCCCGCCGGTTCCGATCTATCGGGACGACCTTCTTCATCTCTGGACCAATCTCATCATGAACGCGGTCCAAGCGATGAATTATTCCGGGAAGTTGAATATCGTCGGCTTAAGGGAAAACGGCTATGCCGTGATTAAAGTGGAGGACTCGGGTCCGGGAATTCCGGATTCTCTCAGGGATAAAATTTTTGATCCTTTTTTTACTACCAAGCCTCCGGGTGAAGGAAGCGGTCTCGGTCTTGATATCTGCATGAAGATCGTCGAGAAACACAATGGAAAGATCGTATTTGAATCCGAACCCGGGAAGACTGTGTTCACCGTTCGTCTACCATATCGACATTCTTCGTAG